Proteins from a genomic interval of bacterium BMS3Abin14:
- a CDS encoding nucleotidyltransferase domain protein: MLTDGVKKELVEKIKSSGGIDKIILFGSEASGTAGPDSDIDLIVVLDQDTSPGNFRESCTNYLQVSRAIREIEKRYPIDLLVYTRSEFEKIKAGGSLFVRRALREGVELS, translated from the coding sequence ATGCTGACTGATGGAGTAAAAAAAGAACTGGTGGAAAAAATCAAGTCATCCGGCGGGATCGACAAAATTATTCTGTTTGGTTCCGAGGCATCGGGCACGGCCGGTCCCGACAGCGATATCGACCTGATCGTTGTTCTTGACCAGGATACTTCGCCGGGGAACTTCCGGGAGAGTTGCACCAATTACCTCCAAGTCAGCCGCGCCATACGGGAAATTGAAAAGAGATATCCCATCGATCTGCTGGTTTATACTCGTTCTGAGTTCGAAAAAATCAAGGCGGGCGGGAGCCTCTTTGTCCGCCGGGCGCTGCGTGAAGGGGTCGAGCTCTCGTGA
- a CDS encoding plasmid stabilization system protein, whose amino-acid sequence MSFGLVYTRRAVKDIQKLDQSVKARIGKALLRFAADPLKHSKRLTNPALGTFRFRIGDYRVVFDLDGDLFSFRLRSSNFAATGRMRLPRRGFTQARNDRKIIRYALTG is encoded by the coding sequence ATGAGCTTTGGCCTGGTCTACACCCGGCGAGCAGTCAAGGATATTCAAAAACTTGATCAGAGTGTCAAAGCACGCATAGGTAAAGCGCTTCTTCGATTTGCGGCAGATCCGTTAAAACATTCCAAACGGTTAACCAACCCTGCTCTGGGAACCTTTCGATTCAGAATCGGCGATTATCGGGTGGTTTTTGACCTTGATGGTGATCTTTTTAGCTTCCGTCTTCGTTCTTCGAACTTTGCCGCGACAGGCCGCATGAGATTGCCGCGCCGCGGTTTCACTCAGGCTCGCAATGACAGAAAAATAATAAGGTACGCATTAACCGGATGA
- a CDS encoding nucleotidyltransferase domain protein — translation MKEFSPEILNEITRRIVEAVHPVKIVLFGSYAWGQPTVDSDLDLFVVIHSSDQPAYRRARGIYRSLRGIGVPVDVVVQTHDEVERSRQVVTSLARKVMEEGKVLHG, via the coding sequence ATGAAAGAATTCAGTCCCGAGATACTCAATGAGATCACACGCCGGATTGTTGAAGCCGTCCATCCGGTGAAGATTGTTCTCTTTGGTTCATATGCCTGGGGGCAGCCTACTGTGGACAGCGACCTTGATCTGTTTGTCGTTATCCACTCCTCGGACCAGCCTGCCTATCGCCGTGCCAGGGGGATCTACCGTTCTTTGCGCGGCATAGGTGTTCCTGTCGACGTGGTGGTCCAGACCCATGATGAAGTGGAGCGCAGCAGACAAGTGGTCACCTCGCTGGCCAGAAAAGTCATGGAAGAGGGAAAGGTCCTTCATGGTTGA
- a CDS encoding HEPN domain protein: protein MKAVTTDWLRSARADLETINAILDKPNLAAVVAFHAQQCVEKCLKALLEEIDIEVGKTHSLLTLKAAAERDYSIDWDEDTLSLLNKLYIDSRYPTESGLLPNGAPSLEDARDLARFAAEAMDEADALLTR, encoded by the coding sequence GTGAAAGCCGTTACCACCGACTGGCTCAGATCGGCCAGGGCCGATCTCGAAACCATTAACGCCATTCTTGACAAGCCGAACCTGGCGGCAGTAGTCGCTTTCCATGCGCAGCAGTGTGTCGAGAAATGCCTGAAGGCGCTCCTGGAGGAGATTGATATTGAGGTCGGAAAAACCCACAGTTTGCTGACATTGAAAGCTGCTGCGGAGCGGGATTATTCCATAGACTGGGATGAGGATACCCTGAGTCTGCTCAACAAACTGTATATAGACTCACGTTATCCCACCGAGTCTGGTCTGTTGCCCAACGGAGCCCCGTCCCTGGAAGATGCCCGAGATCTGGCGCGTTTCGCTGCCGAGGCCATGGATGAAGCGGACGCGTTACTGACCAGGTAA
- a CDS encoding HEPN domain protein — MVDPKVHEIRQWLVRAEHDLRSAGQLFIADPPLLDTAVYHCQQTAEKAFKAYLTLKDTPFQKVHALSVLVEQCMQSDPTFAELMDIADLLTPYAIAFRYPGDVLEPARKDAQEALDAAEEVLNFVLARLPVTFSGWG, encoded by the coding sequence ATGGTTGATCCAAAAGTCCATGAAATCCGGCAGTGGCTGGTGAGGGCGGAACACGATCTCCGTTCCGCCGGACAACTTTTCATCGCTGACCCGCCTTTGCTTGATACGGCTGTCTACCACTGTCAGCAGACGGCGGAAAAGGCCTTCAAAGCGTATCTGACCCTTAAAGATACACCTTTCCAGAAAGTCCATGCTCTTTCCGTGCTGGTTGAGCAATGCATGCAGAGCGACCCGACCTTTGCGGAGTTGATGGATATTGCCGATTTGCTGACGCCTTACGCGATTGCATTTCGCTACCCGGGAGATGTTCTGGAGCCGGCAAGGAAAGATGCGCAGGAGGCTTTGGACGCGGCTGAAGAGGTGCTGAATTTCGTTCTCGCCCGGTTGCCGGTGACGTTTTCCGGCTGGGGGTGA
- a CDS encoding nucleotidyltransferase substrate binding protein like protein has product MDRLKERLQVADKALATFCELPLDDAGDNVVRDAAIQRFEYTFEATWKAAQLLLREREGLEVGSPKGVMRACLQVGLLTEDQVRLALEMADDRNLTVHTYNEELARKIFSRLAGYAALLQTWLNSMGKSGCKG; this is encoded by the coding sequence ATGGACCGTTTAAAGGAGCGTTTACAGGTAGCCGATAAGGCGCTTGCGACATTCTGTGAGCTTCCGCTGGATGACGCCGGCGACAATGTTGTCAGGGATGCCGCGATACAGCGCTTCGAATACACGTTCGAGGCGACATGGAAAGCGGCTCAACTATTATTGAGGGAAAGAGAGGGCCTGGAGGTGGGTTCGCCAAAGGGGGTAATGCGCGCATGTCTGCAGGTCGGCTTACTCACCGAAGACCAGGTCCGCCTGGCCCTGGAGATGGCCGATGACAGAAACCTTACCGTCCACACCTACAACGAAGAACTTGCCCGGAAGATCTTCTCCCGCCTGGCCGGTTACGCTGCTTTGCTGCAGACCTGGTTGAACAGCATGGGAAAAAGCGGATGCAAAGGCTGA
- a CDS encoding nucleotidyltransferase domain protein yields the protein MRKKDSGKNIEHDLDQVKRLVLKGLLGHDAQVFLFGSHATGKAGRASDIDVAVLPVRELPAGLLSRIRESLQESYVPFSVELVDLSQTDEAFRERVLAEGIIWTV from the coding sequence ATGCGTAAAAAAGACTCCGGAAAAAATATTGAGCACGACCTGGACCAGGTCAAGCGCCTTGTATTGAAAGGGTTGCTGGGGCATGACGCCCAGGTTTTTCTCTTCGGGTCGCACGCTACGGGCAAGGCTGGAAGGGCCTCTGATATCGATGTCGCCGTTCTGCCGGTGAGAGAACTTCCGGCGGGACTTTTGAGCCGGATTCGGGAATCTCTCCAGGAGAGCTATGTGCCGTTCAGTGTGGAATTGGTTGATCTTTCGCAAACGGATGAGGCCTTCAGAGAACGCGTACTCGCGGAGGGTATCATATGGACCGTTTAA